One segment of Proteus appendicitidis DNA contains the following:
- the lhgO gene encoding L-2-hydroxyglutarate oxidase, whose protein sequence is MDNIMTYDVIIIGAGLVGLGVASALQESQPELKLLVIDKESGPAVHQSGHNSNVVHSGIYYTPGSLKARLAKQGNMTTYAFCQQHNLYYDRCGKVIVATNEKELKALENIYQRGIENGLEVIKMTEAELKVREPYVNGIAALLVPDAGIVNYPEIAAKHVEIIQSRGGEFAFGQAVTAINETDDTVTVTTSNNQFTGKWLINCAGLFSDRIAKMAGYDTGMKIVPFRGEYFMLNTNKNYLVNHLIYPVPNPDFPFLGVHFTRMYNGHRDVGPNAVLAFKREGYKKSDINLKDLAEVLTYKGFWKIAGNYLDEGMAELRRSYSRKLFTANAQKLIPDLREADIHPGPAGVRAQALTREGKLVDDFHFVKGKRSLHVCNAPSPAATASIEIGREIVKEHFSL, encoded by the coding sequence GTCGGATTAGGGGTTGCAAGTGCGCTACAAGAGAGTCAGCCTGAATTGAAATTGCTTGTGATTGATAAAGAATCAGGCCCTGCGGTTCACCAAAGTGGACATAACAGTAATGTTGTTCATTCAGGTATTTACTACACACCAGGAAGCCTTAAAGCAAGGTTGGCAAAACAAGGCAACATGACGACATATGCATTTTGCCAACAACATAATCTCTATTATGACCGTTGTGGCAAAGTTATTGTCGCTACCAATGAAAAAGAGTTGAAAGCTTTAGAAAATATCTATCAGCGTGGCATTGAAAATGGGCTTGAAGTTATCAAAATGACTGAGGCAGAGCTTAAAGTCAGAGAGCCTTATGTCAATGGTATTGCGGCTCTATTAGTTCCTGATGCAGGTATTGTGAATTACCCTGAAATTGCGGCAAAACACGTTGAAATAATTCAATCTCGAGGCGGTGAGTTTGCGTTTGGACAAGCGGTTACAGCAATTAATGAAACCGATGATACTGTTACTGTCACCACATCCAATAATCAATTTACAGGCAAATGGTTAATTAATTGCGCCGGCTTATTTAGTGATCGTATTGCTAAAATGGCAGGTTATGACACCGGAATGAAAATAGTCCCATTCCGTGGTGAATATTTTATGCTTAATACTAATAAAAACTACTTAGTAAACCATCTTATCTACCCTGTTCCTAATCCTGATTTTCCCTTCTTAGGTGTACACTTTACGCGTATGTATAACGGGCATCGTGATGTTGGGCCTAATGCAGTATTAGCATTTAAGCGTGAAGGCTATAAAAAAAGCGATATTAACTTAAAAGATCTTGCTGAAGTCCTGACTTATAAAGGATTTTGGAAAATCGCTGGAAATTATTTAGATGAAGGAATGGCAGAGCTTCGCCGCTCATATTCACGTAAATTATTTACTGCAAATGCACAAAAACTCATTCCTGATTTACGTGAAGCAGATATTCATCCGGGGCCTGCTGGTGTTCGTGCTCAAGCATTAACTCGTGAAGGAAAACTAGTCGATGATTTCCATTTTGTAAAAGGCAAACGCTCGCTGCATGTTTGTAATGCTCCATCACCTGCTGCAACCGCATCTATTGAAATAGGCAGAGAAATAGTAAAAGAGCACTTTTCTTTGTAA
- a CDS encoding LysR substrate-binding domain-containing protein, with the protein MRTHLPLNALRAFEASARHLNFTKAALELYVTQGAVSQQVRMLEERLGVSLFKRLPRGLEMTDDAQILFAVLTTAFSDIERVFKQFERGEYRDVVSIAAVGTFAVGWLLPRLAEFRQQYPRIEVNLRTNNNVVNLATEGLDFAIRFGEGLWPLTHNKALFSAPLTVLCSSNTAKRLQHPTDLINENLYRSYREDEWLQWFEKAEMPPIKITGSIFDSSRLMIESAIYEGGVALAPAKMFSREIKNGQLVQPFKIEVELGKYWLTYLKSKPMTASMEIFQQWLMNEALKENCE; encoded by the coding sequence ATGCGAACCCATCTTCCCCTAAATGCATTGCGTGCATTTGAAGCTTCAGCAAGACACCTTAATTTTACCAAAGCAGCATTAGAGCTGTATGTCACTCAAGGTGCTGTTAGCCAACAAGTAAGAATGTTAGAAGAGCGACTTGGCGTGAGCCTTTTTAAGCGTTTGCCGCGTGGCTTAGAAATGACGGATGATGCCCAGATTTTATTTGCTGTATTAACAACGGCTTTTAGTGATATTGAGCGTGTATTTAAGCAATTTGAACGGGGTGAATATCGCGATGTTGTTTCAATTGCGGCTGTAGGTACATTTGCTGTGGGATGGTTATTACCTAGGTTGGCTGAATTTAGGCAACAATATCCAAGAATAGAAGTAAATTTAAGAACCAATAATAATGTGGTTAATTTGGCTACTGAAGGATTAGATTTTGCTATTCGGTTTGGTGAAGGTTTATGGCCATTGACACATAATAAAGCGTTATTTTCTGCGCCATTAACGGTGTTATGTTCATCAAATACTGCAAAACGTTTACAACATCCAACTGATTTAATAAATGAAAATTTATATCGTTCTTATCGAGAAGATGAGTGGTTACAATGGTTTGAAAAAGCAGAGATGCCGCCGATAAAAATCACGGGATCTATTTTTGACTCTTCGCGTTTAATGATTGAAAGCGCAATTTATGAAGGGGGCGTTGCATTAGCACCTGCAAAAATGTTTTCAAGAGAAATTAAAAATGGCCAGTTGGTACAACCCTTTAAAATAGAAGTCGAATTGGGAAAATATTGGCTAACATATTTAAAATCAAAGCCAATGACAGCCTCAATGGAAATATTCCAACAATGGCTAATGAATGAAGCATTAAAAGAAAACTGTGAATAA
- the bla gene encoding class A beta-lactamase, translating into MFKTTFRQTTAIAVSLIYLLASPMLWANTNNTIEQQLSTLEKYSQGRLGVALINTEDNSQITYRGEERFAMASTSKVMAVAAVLKESERQAGLLDKNITIKKSDLVAYSPITEKHLVTGMSLAQLSAATLQYSDNTAMNKILDYLGGPSKVTQFARSINDVTYRLDRKEPELNTAIHGDPRDTTSPIAMAKSLQALTLGDALGQSQRQQLVTWLKGNTTGDHSIKAGLPKHWGIGDKTGSGDYGTTNDIAVIWPKNHAPLILVVYFTQQEQDAKYRKDIIVKATEIVTKPFITSPKK; encoded by the coding sequence ATGTTTAAAACCACATTTCGCCAAACAACCGCGATTGCAGTTTCATTAATATATCTATTGGCATCTCCAATGTTATGGGCTAACACCAATAATACAATTGAACAGCAATTAAGTACGCTTGAAAAATATAGTCAAGGTCGTTTAGGTGTTGCTTTAATCAACACGGAAGATAATTCACAAATAACATACCGTGGTGAAGAACGCTTTGCGATGGCAAGTACAAGTAAGGTTATGGCTGTTGCGGCTGTTTTAAAAGAGAGTGAAAGACAAGCGGGATTATTAGATAAGAATATTACGATTAAAAAATCCGACTTAGTTGCTTACAGCCCTATTACAGAAAAACATTTAGTAACGGGAATGTCTTTGGCGCAATTAAGCGCGGCTACGTTGCAATATAGCGACAATACAGCAATGAATAAAATCTTAGATTATTTAGGCGGACCTTCGAAAGTCACTCAATTTGCACGTTCAATTAATGATGTAACTTATCGTCTAGATCGTAAAGAGCCTGAATTAAATACAGCAATTCATGGTGATCCTCGTGATACCACCTCTCCAATTGCCATGGCGAAAAGCCTTCAAGCATTAACATTGGGTGACGCACTAGGTCAATCTCAACGTCAACAACTTGTTACTTGGTTAAAAGGCAATACAACGGGTGATCACAGTATTAAAGCGGGTTTACCAAAACACTGGGGTATTGGGGATAAAACCGGCAGTGGTGATTATGGTACAACTAACGATATTGCCGTTATTTGGCCTAAAAACCATGCACCATTAATTTTAGTGGTTTACTTTACACAACAAGAGCAAGATGCAAAATACCGGAAAGATATTATTGTTAAAGCTACTGAAATTGTAACAAAACCATTTATCACATCACCCAAAAAATAG
- a CDS encoding Lrp/AsnC family transcriptional regulator, producing the protein MSIKLDKIDKHILQVLQRDGKIQNIELAKEVGLSPSPCLRRVRLLEESGVITRYVAVLDGSKVDAGLSLFARIWFRAQDAETIEEFVKAIKVLPEVVECHLMAGECDALIRIVTKDLATYRRFHADYLTQIPSIQSIKTEVPMETVKVSFALPL; encoded by the coding sequence ATGTCAATAAAATTAGATAAGATAGATAAACATATTTTGCAGGTGCTTCAACGTGATGGCAAAATCCAAAACATTGAGCTGGCAAAAGAGGTTGGACTCTCACCTTCTCCTTGTCTTCGTCGCGTGCGTTTACTCGAAGAATCTGGTGTGATCACTCGTTATGTTGCTGTATTAGATGGCAGTAAGGTTGATGCAGGGTTATCTTTATTTGCAAGAATTTGGTTTAGAGCGCAAGATGCTGAAACTATTGAAGAATTTGTAAAGGCTATCAAGGTGTTACCTGAAGTGGTTGAGTGTCATTTAATGGCAGGCGAATGCGATGCGTTAATTCGAATTGTGACGAAAGATTTAGCAACGTATCGTCGCTTTCATGCTGATTATTTAACGCAAATTCCAAGCATCCAAAGTATAAAAACAGAAGTACCCATGGAAACGGTAAAAGTGAGTTTTGCTTTACCCCTTTAA
- a CDS encoding LysE family translocator has product MEFNTLLLFALTVLPLICTPGPDILFISSQGLSGGMKSAWIANAGVISGYLTHALLSALGLAALVSASPILFYLLKWVGVFYISYLAVKMLISACKKGQLALDASKTSHLFRKGFLTSFLNPKGLLVYLAILPNFIDNHNDIATQSLLLSGIFITTCLIIYGLLGTFFAYIGLKGGLSEKRRRYNDGIAGGLLTLAAINLALN; this is encoded by the coding sequence ATGGAATTTAACACTTTATTATTATTCGCATTAACGGTTCTACCACTTATCTGCACACCAGGACCAGATATTCTTTTTATCTCATCCCAAGGGCTATCAGGCGGTATGAAATCTGCATGGATTGCTAACGCTGGCGTTATATCAGGCTATTTAACCCATGCATTACTAAGCGCGCTAGGGCTTGCTGCCTTAGTATCCGCATCACCCATTTTATTTTATTTACTTAAATGGGTTGGCGTGTTCTATATCAGTTATCTTGCAGTCAAAATGTTGATATCTGCCTGCAAAAAAGGTCAATTAGCCCTCGATGCCTCAAAAACCTCACACTTATTTCGTAAAGGTTTTTTAACCAGTTTTCTTAATCCTAAAGGGCTATTAGTTTATCTCGCTATTTTACCAAACTTTATTGATAATCATAATGATATCGCAACACAATCATTGCTGTTATCTGGGATATTTATCACGACTTGCTTAATTATTTATGGTTTGCTCGGCACATTTTTTGCCTATATTGGCTTAAAAGGCGGTTTAAGTGAAAAACGTCGCCGCTATAACGATGGCATTGCGGGTGGATTACTCACATTAGCGGCAATTAATCTGGCTTTAAATTAG
- a CDS encoding HutD/Ves family protein, which translates to MKLRCFDQQELPFISWNNQKGTTQEIVCWPVNNDFSWRACLTSIEENSSLGQFPDIERQMVLLEGNGINLNSPGFLNHSVTDSYQPFDFSGDIHVKSELIKGSVKCLNIMVRRTCWKAETTLVTQPLILPSSHAGLIYVTQGEWTLIGATCQRLSKGQGAWWLPDIREGEIRPLTANCQLLWADIRPLK; encoded by the coding sequence ATGAAGCTACGTTGTTTTGATCAACAAGAGTTACCGTTTATATCATGGAATAATCAAAAAGGCACAACGCAAGAAATTGTGTGTTGGCCGGTTAATAATGATTTTTCATGGCGAGCGTGTTTAACCTCTATCGAAGAGAATAGCTCATTAGGACAGTTTCCTGACATTGAACGGCAAATGGTGCTATTAGAAGGTAATGGCATCAATTTAAATAGCCCCGGTTTTCTTAATCATTCCGTTACCGACTCTTATCAGCCTTTTGATTTTTCAGGTGATATTCATGTTAAATCTGAACTAATTAAAGGTAGCGTAAAGTGCCTAAATATTATGGTGCGTCGTACATGTTGGAAAGCAGAGACGACCTTAGTAACACAACCGCTTATTTTACCTAGTTCTCATGCAGGATTAATTTATGTCACTCAAGGTGAATGGACTTTAATTGGTGCGACTTGCCAGCGTTTATCAAAAGGACAGGGGGCTTGGTGGTTACCTGATATTCGAGAAGGTGAAATAAGACCGTTAACCGCGAATTGTCAATTATTATGGGCAGATATTCGACCACTTAAATAG
- a CDS encoding PLP-dependent aminotransferase family protein has translation MTRYEQLAAQIRQQIEDNIWQSGDRLPSLRDTVKQSGLSLMTVLQSYQLLESQGWITARPQSGYYVAHRNNRFGQVTASKGLHMSENVEISTSIFNVLQACKDPEIIPFGSAFPDPSLFIQPKLSSALASAARHLAPQSSVINLPPGNEKLRRNIAQRYALQGIHVSPDEIVITAGAMESLSFSLQAVTEPGDWVVIESPAFYGALQAIERLRLKAIAIRTDPVTGICLDELEKVVEQYDIKACWLMSHCQNPLGGTMPDENKVRLVDILAKKQITLIEDDVYGELYNSQKAPMPVKGFDKTNSVLHCASFSKCLAPGFRVGWVAAGKHATKIQQLQMMSTVSASMPTQQAIADYLSQGGYDTHLRRLRLLLEQRRYRMLQAIQTHLPEDVKVNIPSGGYFLWLEFESTFDANKLYHFALERSVSIAPGSMFSTSSQFNHAFRLNASFQWNSRTEKGMEIIGEGCRKLRRK, from the coding sequence ATGACTCGATATGAACAGCTTGCAGCGCAAATACGCCAACAAATTGAAGATAATATCTGGCAATCTGGCGACCGTTTACCTTCATTGCGGGATACGGTGAAACAATCAGGTTTAAGTTTGATGACTGTTTTACAATCGTATCAGTTATTAGAAAGCCAAGGATGGATAACAGCGCGACCACAATCAGGTTATTACGTTGCACATCGCAATAACCGTTTCGGTCAGGTGACAGCCAGCAAAGGGCTACACATGAGTGAAAATGTTGAAATAAGCACCTCGATTTTCAACGTACTTCAAGCGTGTAAAGATCCTGAAATTATTCCTTTTGGTTCCGCTTTCCCCGATCCCAGTTTATTTATTCAGCCTAAATTAAGTAGCGCGTTGGCTTCTGCTGCCAGACATTTAGCGCCCCAAAGTTCAGTGATTAATCTACCTCCGGGAAATGAAAAGTTACGCCGTAACATTGCACAACGCTATGCATTACAAGGAATTCATGTCTCTCCAGATGAAATTGTGATTACGGCTGGTGCAATGGAATCACTCAGTTTTAGTTTGCAAGCTGTTACTGAACCGGGTGACTGGGTCGTGATTGAATCACCTGCATTTTATGGTGCATTACAAGCAATTGAGCGTTTACGATTAAAAGCGATTGCCATTAGAACAGATCCAGTAACAGGAATTTGTTTAGATGAACTCGAAAAAGTGGTTGAACAATACGATATTAAAGCTTGTTGGTTGATGAGCCATTGTCAAAATCCATTAGGTGGAACAATGCCTGATGAAAATAAAGTAAGACTGGTGGATATATTAGCGAAGAAGCAGATAACGTTAATTGAAGATGATGTCTATGGCGAACTCTATAACAGCCAGAAAGCACCTATGCCAGTAAAAGGTTTTGATAAAACAAATAGCGTTTTACATTGCGCTTCTTTTTCTAAATGTCTTGCACCGGGATTTCGTGTGGGTTGGGTGGCAGCCGGAAAACACGCAACAAAAATACAGCAGTTACAAATGATGAGTACAGTATCTGCAAGTATGCCAACACAACAAGCTATTGCCGATTATTTGTCACAAGGTGGCTATGATACGCATCTTCGTCGATTAAGATTATTATTAGAACAAAGGCGTTATCGTATGTTACAAGCGATACAAACGCATTTACCTGAAGATGTAAAAGTGAATATTCCATCAGGAGGGTATTTTCTCTGGTTAGAGTTTGAATCAACATTTGATGCGAATAAACTCTATCATTTTGCATTAGAAAGAAGTGTCAGTATTGCACCGGGTTCAATGTTTTCCACCAGCTCTCAATTTAATCATGCATTTCGTTTAAACGCTTCTTTTCAATGGAATAGTCGTACTGAAAAAGGAATGGAAATTATTGGAGAAGGGTGCAGAAAATTACGACGTAAATAG
- a CDS encoding cytochrome ubiquinol oxidase subunit I has translation MLGLSAFDLARIQFAFTVSFHIIFPAITIGLASFLAVLEGLWLKTRNKDYLALFHFWSKIFAVNFAMGVVSGLVMAYQFGTNWSFFSDFAGSITGPLLTYEVLTAFFLEAGFLGVMLFGWNKVGEKLHFFATCMVALGTLMSTFWILASNSWMQTPQGFEIINNQVVPVDWIAVIFNPSFPYRLAHMGVAAFLASAFFIAASASWHLLKGHKTSAMKKMLSMSLWMILILAPIQALIGDVHGLNTLKHQPAKIAAIEGHWENEPGEATPLILFGVPDMDAEETKYKIEIPYLGSMILTHSLEKQIPALKEFPKEDRPNSLIVFWSFRVMVGLGMLMILVGVWGTWLRYKKKLYESKAFLRLTFLMAPSGLIAILAGWFTTEVGRQPWVVYGIQRTRDAVSAHGEMHMSISLLIFLVVYGSVFGVGYAYMLKLIRKGTPEVHHGN, from the coding sequence ATGCTTGGGTTAAGTGCCTTTGACTTGGCGCGTATCCAGTTTGCGTTCACAGTTTCTTTTCATATTATCTTCCCCGCAATTACTATCGGACTGGCTAGCTTTTTAGCAGTATTGGAAGGTTTATGGTTAAAAACCCGCAATAAGGATTATTTAGCGTTATTCCATTTTTGGTCAAAAATATTCGCTGTTAACTTTGCTATGGGCGTTGTCTCTGGTTTGGTCATGGCATATCAATTTGGAACCAACTGGAGCTTTTTCTCTGATTTTGCTGGCTCTATTACAGGTCCGCTACTCACTTATGAAGTACTTACCGCTTTCTTTTTAGAAGCGGGTTTCTTAGGTGTGATGCTGTTTGGCTGGAATAAAGTAGGTGAAAAACTTCACTTTTTCGCAACCTGTATGGTGGCATTAGGTACATTAATGTCTACGTTTTGGATCTTGGCTTCAAATAGCTGGATGCAAACACCGCAAGGATTTGAAATTATAAATAACCAAGTCGTTCCCGTAGATTGGATAGCCGTTATTTTTAACCCATCATTCCCTTATCGCCTTGCTCATATGGGTGTTGCCGCTTTCCTTGCTTCTGCCTTCTTTATTGCTGCATCTGCTTCATGGCATCTGCTCAAAGGTCATAAAACATCTGCAATGAAAAAGATGCTTTCAATGTCTTTATGGATGATTTTAATTTTAGCACCAATTCAAGCACTCATTGGCGATGTCCATGGTTTAAATACCTTAAAACATCAACCCGCTAAAATTGCCGCAATTGAAGGTCACTGGGAAAATGAACCAGGAGAAGCAACACCGTTAATTCTCTTTGGTGTGCCTGATATGGATGCTGAAGAAACGAAATATAAGATAGAAATTCCTTATCTTGGCAGCATGATCTTAACTCACAGCTTAGAAAAACAAATTCCAGCATTAAAAGAGTTTCCTAAAGAAGACCGCCCGAACTCACTTATCGTTTTCTGGTCTTTCCGCGTTATGGTTGGTCTGGGTATGTTAATGATTTTAGTGGGTGTATGGGGAACTTGGCTGCGATATAAAAAGAAACTTTATGAATCTAAAGCTTTCTTACGCTTAACTTTTTTAATGGCACCTTCAGGTCTTATCGCTATTCTTGCCGGTTGGTTTACAACAGAAGTAGGACGTCAACCTTGGGTTGTTTATGGCATACAGCGAACACGAGATGCCGTCTCTGCACATGGTGAAATGCATATGAGTATAAGCCTGCTGATCTTCTTAGTTGTTTATGGCTCTGTATTCGGTGTTGGATATGCCTATATGTTAAAACTGATCCGTAAAGGTACACCGGAGGTTCATCATGGGAATTGA
- the cydB gene encoding cytochrome d ubiquinol oxidase subunit II, translated as MGIDLPVIWFVIIVFSTLMYIVMDGFDLGIGMLYPFIKSDQDRDLMMNTVAPVWDGNETWLVLGGAALFGAFPLAYSVILDALAMPLTLMLVALIFRGVAFEFRFKADASHKGFWDKAFIFGSILATFMQGVVVGSVVQGLPVVNRAFAGGYFDWLSPFALFCGFGLVIAYSLLGCGWLIMKTEGHLQQSLYKVAKPLTLIMLAVIAVVSAWTPLAQPAIAERWFTLPNLFFFLPVPLLVLYSTWLILRSVKKQGHYLPFFGALALIFLGFAGLGISIWPNIIPPAISFVEASAPPESQGFMLVGALFIIPIILVYTFWSYYVFRGKTNYEEGYH; from the coding sequence ATGGGAATTGATTTACCAGTTATTTGGTTCGTCATTATCGTATTTAGTACGCTAATGTATATTGTCATGGATGGTTTCGATCTTGGTATCGGTATGCTTTATCCATTTATTAAAAGTGACCAAGATCGTGACTTAATGATGAATACTGTTGCCCCTGTATGGGATGGTAACGAAACATGGTTAGTCCTAGGTGGCGCCGCATTATTTGGTGCCTTCCCATTAGCTTACTCGGTTATTCTTGATGCTTTGGCAATGCCGTTAACATTAATGCTTGTCGCATTAATTTTCCGTGGCGTTGCTTTTGAATTTCGTTTTAAAGCCGATGCCAGTCACAAAGGTTTTTGGGATAAAGCATTTATCTTTGGCTCTATCTTAGCCACCTTTATGCAAGGTGTTGTCGTAGGTAGCGTTGTACAAGGCTTGCCAGTTGTTAATCGTGCCTTTGCGGGTGGCTATTTTGACTGGTTATCTCCTTTCGCACTCTTTTGTGGATTTGGATTAGTTATCGCCTATTCATTATTAGGATGTGGCTGGCTGATTATGAAAACCGAAGGTCATTTACAACAGAGTCTATATAAGGTCGCTAAACCTCTTACACTCATTATGCTTGCCGTTATTGCAGTCGTCAGTGCATGGACACCATTAGCACAACCTGCAATTGCTGAACGTTGGTTCACATTACCAAACCTGTTCTTCTTTTTACCTGTTCCTCTTTTGGTGTTGTACAGCACTTGGTTAATTTTACGCTCAGTGAAAAAACAAGGGCATTACCTTCCTTTCTTTGGTGCGCTGGCGTTAATTTTCTTAGGTTTTGCAGGATTAGGAATTAGCATTTGGCCTAACATTATTCCACCGGCAATTAGTTTTGTAGAAGCCTCTGCACCACCAGAAAGCCAAGGATTTATGCTAGTTGGCGCACTGTTTATTATTCCAATTATTCTCGTTTACACATTCTGGAGTTATTACGTCTTTAGAGGAAAAACAAATTATGAAGAAGGTTATCACTGA
- a CDS encoding DUF2474 domain-containing protein yields MKKVITDPQIQSKPSLLKKWGWLITIWFCSVLALFAVSSLFRFLMTLAGMKVK; encoded by the coding sequence ATGAAGAAGGTTATCACTGATCCACAAATACAAAGTAAGCCCTCATTATTAAAAAAATGGGGATGGTTGATTACTATTTGGTTTTGTAGTGTTTTAGCCTTATTCGCCGTGTCTTCCCTCTTCCGTTTTTTAATGACGTTAGCCGGAATGAAAGTCAAGTAA
- a CDS encoding DUF805 domain-containing protein, with translation MNWYLEVIKNNYANFSGRARRKEYWMFTLVNTIIIAVLYAILISSVDMNTGEMSSLGSIAGIIIGIYSLAIIIPSLAVTIRRFHDQDKSGWMFLLAFIPAVGGLIVFVFMCLEGTRGDNRFGPDPKA, from the coding sequence ATGAATTGGTATTTGGAAGTCATTAAAAATAATTACGCTAACTTTTCAGGCCGTGCTCGTAGAAAAGAATATTGGATGTTTACTCTAGTAAATACCATTATTATTGCTGTTTTATACGCTATTTTAATTTCATCAGTAGATATGAATACAGGTGAAATGAGTTCACTAGGTTCAATTGCAGGTATTATTATAGGTATTTATTCTTTAGCAATTATCATACCTAGTCTTGCAGTGACTATTCGTCGTTTCCACGATCAAGATAAATCAGGTTGGATGTTCTTACTTGCATTTATTCCTGCTGTTGGTGGATTAATTGTTTTTGTCTTTATGTGCCTTGAAGGTACTAGAGGTGACAACAGATTTGGCCCAGATCCTAAAGCTTAA